DNA from Thermococcus sp. LS1:
CCTCGCCGCTCATTATGTAGAACAGCTCATACTGCCTTTCATGATAGTGCTTTTTGACGGTCTGCTTTGGCTTGACCTCGACTATCTGGGCGTAGCTCCCCTCGGGCAGTTCGCCCTCGAAGAGCGGGAGCTTTCTGTAGGTTCCCCTATCGATGAGGTTTTTTATTTCGGCCTTCACGCTTTCACCCCTGAACACCCTCAACCAAGGA
Protein-coding regions in this window:
- a CDS encoding cupin domain-containing protein translates to MKAEIKNLIDRGTYRKLPLFEGELPEGSYAQIVEVKPKQTVKKHYHERQYELFYIMSGEAKLGIGEKEYLAKPGDIFLVKPKTVHWVINERDEPFRLFVVKLNYYGDDSVWLGE